One region of Strigops habroptila isolate Jane chromosome 11, bStrHab1.2.pri, whole genome shotgun sequence genomic DNA includes:
- the KLHDC8B gene encoding kelch domain-containing protein 8B codes for MAAGAGAFAWATFPSMPTRRVYCSAAHRDGQLFVLGGCGGSGRALGTAEVLDLPAQRWTTLPPLPTPRAGAAALALGKQILVVGGVDVAQSPLASVEGYHVDEGKWEKKAALAQPSMGISAVQRDGAIYALGGMGADTSPQALVRVYEPAKDHWQPLPSMPTPCYGASVFLQGNKIFVLGGRQGKLPVTAFEAFDLETRSWTRFPSVPSRRAFAACAMADGVVFSLGGLQQPGPHNFYSRPHFVNTVEMFDPAQGAWSKPSRGIRMREKRADFVAGCLGGRVVAVGGLGNQSCPLDSVEGFSPLQKKWEPLPPMPTGRCSCSSCPAPSLLFVIGGVAQGPSGAVEALCLREAP; via the exons ATGGCGGCGGGCGCGGGCGCCTTCGCGTGGGCCACGTTCCCCTCCATGCCCACCCGGCGCGTGTACTGCAGCGCCGCGCACCGCGACGGGCAGCTCTTCGTGCTGGGCGGctgcggcggcagcggcagggCCCTGGGCACCGCCGAGGTGCTGGACCTGCCCGCGCAGCGCTGGACCACGCTCCCGCCGCTGCCCACGCCGCGGGCCGGCGCCGCTGCCCTCGCCCTGGGCAAGCAGATCCTGGTGGTGGGTGGCGTGGACGTGGCGCAGAGCCCCCTCGCCTCCGTCGAGGGCTACCACGTGGATGAGGGCAAGTGGGAGAAGAAGGCGGCGCTGGCTCAGCCCTCCATGGGCATCTCGGCTGTGCAGAGAG ATGGGGCCATCTACGCCTTGGGGGGAATGGGCGCAGACACCTCTCCCCAGGCCCTGGTCCGTGTCTATGAGCCAGCGAAGGACCACTGGCAGCCCTTACCCTCCATGCCCACCCCTTGCTACGGggcctctgttttcctgcagggcAACAAGATCTTTGTCCTTG GGGGCCGGCAGGGCAAGCTGCCCGTCACCGCCTTCGAGGCCTTCGACCTGGAGACGAGGAGCTGGACGCGGTTCCCCAGCGTGCCGAGCCGCCGTGCCTTCGCCGCCTGCGCCATGGCCGACGGCGTCGTCTTCAGCCTGGGCGGGCTGCAGCAGCCGGGGCCACACAACTTCTATTCCCGTCCACACTTCGTCAACACCGTGGAAATGTTTGATCCGGCGCAGG GTGCATGGAGCAAGCCGAGCCGCGGCATCCGCATGAGGGAGAAGAGAGCCGACTTCGTGGCCGGCTGCCTGGGAGGAAGAGTGGTGGCTGTGGGTGGCCTCG GGAACCAATCCTGCCCGCTGGACTCGGTGGAAGGGTTCAGCCCCTTGCAGAAGAAGTGGGAGCCGCTGCCGCCCATGCCCACGGGccgctgctcctgctccagctgcccgGCGCCCAGCCTGCTCTTCGTCATCGGCGGGGTGGCACAGGGCCCCAGCGGGGCCGTCGAGGCTCTGTGCCTGCGCGAGGCACCCTGA